The Pelobates fuscus isolate aPelFus1 chromosome 2, aPelFus1.pri, whole genome shotgun sequence genome has a segment encoding these proteins:
- the LOC134585085 gene encoding probable G-protein coupled receptor 139, translated as MEEPWIRTLQRLFYPIMSVFGLPASIVTMVVLWKGNLDMSKSIIYYLVSLAVANFLLILVVTVFRDIFYFYVDITLWWPEPSCGFSNWIYFTCVYSLTWLTVAFTFDRYVIVCCMKLKLKYCKPSVTRWVIISVYVGAFVVAMPTFWMYVPVRTTQPDGTIFHICSLHRNLSMIPFLSTYDHIQTTVWIVFPLVSLVLTNGLTVWHITVTTKRRQGLKGGSEGKDVIDPEIARRKKSVNLLAIISISFLVHWLPKMIIKVLERFTYPPVNRYDFYHPINVVRMLCNMLIVLSSFSNMCIYSLTVTKFREELVRGAKSTYLLVCRNPDVVALSSKPTKIFTI; from the coding sequence CCAGTATTGTGACTATGGTCGTCCTCTGGAAGGGAAACCTGGACATGTCAAAGTCAATAATTTACTACTTGGTATCACTGGCTGTGGCAAATTTTCTCCTGATTCTTGTGGTTACAGTCTTCCGAGACATTTTCTACTTCTATGTGGACATCACACTCTGGTGGCCAGAGCCATCCTGCGGTTTCAGTAATTGGATCTATTTCACTTGTGTCTACTCGCTCACATGGCTCACAGTGGCCTTCACCTTTGATCGTTATGTGATTGTATGTTGCATGAAACTGAAGCTGAAGTACTGCAAGCCCTCTGTCACCCGATGGGTCATCATCAGTGTCTATGTGGGTGCCTTCGTTGTGGCTATGCCAACTTTTTGGATGTATGTGCCTGTCCGCACTACCCAGCCTGATGGGACGATCTTCCACATCTGTTCACTCCATCGTAATCTCAGCATGATTCCTTTCCTGTCCACATATGACCACATTCAGACCACTGTATGGATTGTTTTTCCACTGGTGTCACTGGTTCTAACCAATGGGCTGACAGTTTGGCACATCACAGTAACCACAAAGCGGAGGCAAGGCTTGAAGGGGGGATCTGAAGGAAAGGATGTAATTGACCCTGAAATTGCTCGGAGAAAAAAGTCTGTAAACCTTCTTGCTATAATATCAATCTCATTCCTGGTGCACTGGTTGCCCAAAATGATTATTAAGGTACTAGAGAGGTTTACTTACCCACCTGTAAACCGATATGACTTCTACCACCCTATTAACGTGGTGAGGATGCTCTGCAATATGCTGATTGTCCTCAGTTCATTCAGTAACATGTGCATTTACTCACTCACTGTTACAAAGTTCAGAGAAGAGTTAGTTCGAGGAGCCAAATCTACATACTTGTTGGTGTGCAGAAATCCAGACGTAGTAGCATTATCTTCCAAACCCACAAAGATATTCACTATCTAA